A stretch of the Vanacampus margaritifer isolate UIUO_Vmar chromosome 6, RoL_Vmar_1.0, whole genome shotgun sequence genome encodes the following:
- the LOC144053165 gene encoding troponin I, fast skeletal muscle-like isoform X3, protein MSEKKMSLSRKHHLKSVMLAIAKGHLEHEARQRDEERLRYMAQCCPPPVLPGTVQELQELCREIQHKTDAVDEERYDLEMKVNKAKKEIEDLKIKVQDVTGKFKKPTLKKVRMSADAMLKALLGSKHTVNMDLRSNLKQVKKEVKDEDKELRDVVDWRKNIEDKSGMDGRKKMFEADAQ, encoded by the exons ATGTCGGA AAAGAAAATGTCTTTGAGTCGTAAACATCACCTCAAG AGCGTGATGCTGGCCATCGCCAAAGGTCACCTGGAGCACGAGGCCCGGCAGCGCGACGAGGAGCGGCTGCGCTACATGGCTCAGTGCTGCCCTCCGCCGGTGCTTCCCGGTACCGTGCAAGAGCTAcag GAGCTGTGCAGGGAGATCCAGCACAAGACAGACGCGGTGGACGAGGAGCGCTACGACCTTGAGATGAAGGTCAACAAGGCCAAGAAGGAG ATCGAAGACCTGAAGATCAAAGTTCAGGACGTGACGGGCAAGTTCAAGAAGCCGACGCTGAAGAAGGTGCGCATGTCGGCCGACGCCATGTTGAAGGCGCTGCTGGGCTCCAAACACACCGTCAACATGGACCTCAGGTCCAACCTCAAGCAGGTCAAGAAGGAGGTCAAGGACGAG GACAAGGAGCTGCGCGACGTTGTGGACTGGCGCAAGAACATCGAGGACAAGTCGGGCATGGACGGCAGGAAGAAAATGTTCGAGGCTGACGCCCAGTGA
- the LOC144053169 gene encoding troponin I, fast skeletal muscle-like, with the protein MASEKRLSARRKHTLKSCMLVVANNLLEAEATEKAGEREKFLADKCPSTDIPYSGDELRELCKNLRQQIDASEEERYCIEFKLNMVINEVRDLNIKIVDLRGKFKRPRLKKVRMSADAMLKALLGSKHTVNMDLRSNLKQVKKEVKEEDKQLRDVGDWRKNIEDKSDRKKMFDS; encoded by the exons ATGGCCTCCGA GAAACGACTTTCTGCCAGACGCAAGCACACTCTGAAG AGTTGCATGCTGGTGGTGGCCAACAACCTCCTGGAGGCGGAAGCCACCGAGAAGGCCGGCGAGCGCGAGAAGTTCCTGGCAGACAAATGTCCTTCCACGGACATTCCCTACTCGGGCGACGAGCTGCGG GAGCTCTGCAAGAATCTCCGGCAGCAGATCGACGCCAGCGAGGAGGAACGTTACTGCATCGAGTTCAAGCTCAACATGGTCATCAACGAG GTGCGAGACCTGAACATCAAGATCGTGGACCTGAGGGGCAAGTTCAAGAGACCTCGCCTGAAGAAGGTGCGCATGTCGGCCGACGCCATGTTGAAGGCGCTGCTGGGCTCCAAACACACCGTCAACATGGACCTCAGGTCCAACCTCAAGCAGGTCAAGAAGGAAGTCAAGGAGGAG GACAAGCAGCTCCGCGACGTTGGCGACTGGCGTAAGAACATCGAGGACAAGTCGGACAGGAAGAAGATGTTCGACAGCTaa